In the genome of Paenibacillus sp. FSL R5-0766, one region contains:
- a CDS encoding PspA/IM30 family protein, whose protein sequence is MGILSRFRDVMKANVNHMLSRAEDPEKSVNEYIRSLSSDLGQVKAETAAVLSDESRAKRALDECSAEVKKLQRYAEKSAESGDEDKARGFLEKKVKLADKLNELQVAYERASAKAKMMKHMNDKLVADLGQLEARHAELKGRIADAKAQQQANERNASTGRADAALKAMEDKANQALNEAEALAELRAGAQEDDLDELIAQLERDMNADAGNNESASPSAEEELAAIQEKLKNGI, encoded by the coding sequence ATGGGAATCTTATCGAGGTTTAGAGACGTGATGAAGGCCAATGTGAACCACATGTTGTCTCGGGCGGAAGACCCGGAGAAGAGTGTGAATGAATATATACGAAGCCTGAGCAGTGATCTGGGTCAGGTGAAGGCTGAAACGGCAGCGGTGCTGTCGGATGAGAGCCGGGCGAAGCGAGCATTGGATGAGTGTAGCGCCGAGGTCAAGAAGTTACAGCGGTATGCGGAAAAATCGGCGGAGTCGGGAGACGAAGATAAGGCACGCGGTTTTCTGGAGAAGAAAGTGAAGCTGGCTGACAAATTGAACGAATTACAGGTTGCCTATGAACGTGCTTCTGCCAAAGCGAAGATGATGAAGCATATGAATGATAAATTGGTTGCAGATCTGGGACAACTGGAAGCAAGGCATGCAGAACTGAAAGGTCGCATCGCAGATGCAAAGGCACAGCAACAGGCCAACGAACGGAATGCATCTACGGGCAGAGCTGATGCTGCATTGAAGGCCATGGAAGACAAGGCGAACCAGGCGCTGAACGAAGCAGAAGCTTTGGCAGAACTTCGTGCTGGGGCACAGGAAGATGATTTGGACGAATTAATTGCCCAGTTGGAGAGGGACATGAACGCAGATGCGGGTAATAATGAGAGTGCGTCGCCAAGTGCGGAGGAAGAACTCGCAGCAATTCAGGAAAAGCTGAAGAACGGAATTTAA
- a CDS encoding TPM domain-containing protein, with product MITLGAPLIPISSASAAESKNLIYDEANLLSEQEISELNLLANQYGAERQTDFVIYTTNNVENQDVMLLTEDFYDEQGLGYDKKFGNAVILTMDMNNREVYLAGFYKAKEYLDDQRLDAIRTRITSELSNGDYKLAFEKYIELSYKYMGYEPGVNPNNILFNGWFQLGVSVVLGGIVVGIMTYRSGGRVTVNRATYEDSSNSSVIDRQDRYIRTTVTKRKIEKNNNNGGGGGGGGTSRGGHSHSGSRGSF from the coding sequence ATGATCACCCTAGGTGCTCCGTTGATTCCCATATCATCGGCATCCGCAGCGGAGAGCAAAAATCTCATCTACGATGAGGCCAACCTGCTGAGTGAGCAGGAGATAAGTGAACTGAATCTACTTGCGAATCAGTATGGCGCGGAACGGCAGACGGACTTTGTTATCTATACAACAAATAATGTTGAGAATCAGGATGTTATGCTCTTAACGGAAGATTTTTATGATGAGCAGGGGTTAGGGTACGATAAGAAATTTGGTAATGCTGTCATATTGACGATGGATATGAATAATCGCGAAGTGTATCTGGCTGGATTTTATAAGGCAAAAGAGTATCTGGACGATCAGCGGCTTGATGCTATCCGTACCCGAATTACCTCTGAATTGTCCAATGGGGATTATAAACTCGCATTTGAGAAATATATTGAGCTCTCTTACAAATATATGGGGTATGAACCTGGTGTGAATCCAAACAATATTTTGTTCAACGGTTGGTTTCAGTTGGGAGTATCTGTAGTTCTTGGCGGTATTGTTGTTGGTATTATGACCTATCGTTCCGGGGGACGTGTCACGGTCAATCGTGCGACTTATGAGGATTCAAGCAATTCCAGTGTAATTGATCGTCAGGATCGTTATATCCGTACAACCGTAACCAAGCGCAAAATCGAGAAGAACAACAACAACGGTGGCGGAGGAGGAGGCGGGGGTACCTCCCGAGGCGGTCATTCACACAGTGGAAGTAGAGGTTCGTTCTAG
- a CDS encoding SPFH domain-containing protein has protein sequence MGFFRNQFSNVVEWEEFRDDMIFWKWSNREIKKGSKLIIRSGQDAIFLNNGKVEGIFEDEGSFNIDSEIIPFLSTLKGFKFGFNSGMRVEVLFVNTKEFTVRWGTQSPVLIPTPQLPGGMPIRANGTFNFKVSDYVTLIDKIAGIKQSYLVEDVKIRITSVLDQLLMKWISREGKDMFNLQANASDIAKGIQEDLDMQMMDIGIGITGFQVMSFNYPKEIQDMITKTASHEMIGNLQKYQQVSMTDGISSGKVQGGGAASDMAGMMMGMNMANEMMKNMNQNQGQNQNNNSNSSQNQNNDQKPAGNSNGDSNTSSSTEGNKKPNFCPNCGAKNEGANFCPNCGQKLG, from the coding sequence ATGGGATTTTTCAGAAATCAATTTTCGAATGTGGTGGAATGGGAAGAGTTCAGAGATGACATGATATTTTGGAAATGGAGTAACCGGGAGATCAAGAAGGGGAGTAAACTGATCATCCGTTCGGGTCAGGACGCTATTTTCCTGAATAACGGTAAAGTGGAAGGCATTTTCGAGGACGAAGGCTCATTTAATATCGATTCCGAGATCATTCCATTTCTTTCTACATTAAAAGGATTCAAATTTGGATTCAACAGTGGCATGCGGGTCGAAGTCTTGTTTGTAAATACTAAAGAGTTCACCGTGCGCTGGGGCACACAAAGTCCGGTGTTAATTCCAACACCACAGCTCCCGGGCGGGATGCCGATTCGGGCCAACGGTACATTTAATTTTAAAGTAAGTGACTACGTGACCCTGATTGATAAGATTGCAGGCATCAAGCAGAGTTATCTGGTGGAGGATGTCAAAATCCGAATCACTTCCGTGCTGGATCAGCTTCTAATGAAGTGGATTAGCCGTGAAGGGAAGGATATGTTCAACCTGCAGGCCAATGCATCGGATATTGCCAAGGGGATACAGGAAGATCTGGATATGCAAATGATGGATATCGGCATTGGGATTACCGGTTTCCAAGTGATGAGCTTCAACTATCCAAAAGAGATTCAGGATATGATCACAAAGACCGCTTCGCATGAGATGATTGGTAATCTGCAAAAATATCAACAGGTCAGCATGACAGACGGCATCTCATCCGGCAAAGTACAGGGCGGCGGCGCAGCTTCGGATATGGCGGGCATGATGATGGGTATGAACATGGCCAATGAAATGATGAAAAACATGAACCAGAACCAAGGCCAAAACCAGAACAATAATTCCAATTCGTCTCAGAATCAGAATAACGATCAGAAACCAGCGGGAAATAGCAACGGTGATTCAAATACATCTTCATCTACAGAAGGCAACAAGAAGCCAAACTTCTGCCCGAACTGTGGAGCCAAAAATGAAGGAGCCAACTTCTGTCCGAATTGTGGGCAAAAGCTGGGCTAA
- a CDS encoding DUF896 domain-containing protein: protein MIPTLTRINELSRKAKEGGLTEMEKEEQVRLRQEYLQTFRGSVNDILLNATIYDPNGDDVTPDKLKQEQANQNKN from the coding sequence ATGATCCCAACATTGACCAGAATAAATGAACTTTCAAGAAAAGCCAAAGAGGGCGGATTGACGGAGATGGAGAAAGAGGAACAGGTTCGTCTTCGCCAGGAATATCTGCAAACTTTTCGCGGTTCGGTCAACGATATTCTGCTGAATGCAACCATCTATGATCCGAACGGCGATGACGTGACTCCTGATAAATTGAAACAAGAACAGGCCAATCAAAATAAAAACTAG
- a CDS encoding ring-cleaving dioxygenase, with protein sequence MTIQTAGIHHITAFAGDPQANVDFYAGVLGLRLVKKTINFDAPDVYHLYFGDEHGSPGTIITFFPSAGSPRGKIGGGQVGITSYVIPPGSIGFWQNRLEQYNIEVTKTSRFNEDLLQFEDGEGLRLELVEREEGATSTWAHEGFPTDKAIKGFGGAVLFSVNPQRTMDALEKILGFVRVSENEEYARFRSSGDIGNVVDVPVTRMALGMGGAGTVHHIAWRAKDDEEHAQWSEAVRDYGYQPTPVRDRQYFNAIYFRDAGGILFEIATDPPGFAKDEPADSLGQKLMLPAWFEKYRTQIEDNLQPIEVRTLAPATVQ encoded by the coding sequence ATGACTATTCAAACAGCAGGTATTCACCATATTACAGCTTTCGCAGGAGATCCACAGGCCAACGTTGATTTTTATGCCGGAGTTCTGGGACTTCGTCTGGTGAAAAAAACAATCAACTTCGATGCACCTGATGTATATCATCTGTATTTTGGTGATGAACACGGAAGCCCAGGTACTATCATTACCTTCTTCCCATCCGCTGGATCACCACGGGGCAAAATTGGCGGAGGTCAGGTCGGCATCACTTCTTATGTCATTCCTCCTGGGTCGATTGGCTTCTGGCAGAACCGGCTGGAACAGTATAACATTGAGGTAACCAAAACAAGTCGCTTCAATGAAGACCTGCTTCAATTCGAAGATGGCGAAGGCCTGCGGCTTGAGCTTGTTGAACGGGAAGAGGGAGCAACCAGCACTTGGGCGCACGAAGGATTTCCAACAGATAAAGCGATCAAAGGTTTCGGTGGTGCTGTCCTGTTCAGTGTTAACCCACAAAGAACGATGGATGCTCTTGAGAAAATTTTGGGATTTGTCAGAGTGAGTGAAAATGAAGAGTATGCTCGTTTCCGGTCCAGCGGGGATATCGGTAATGTCGTAGATGTTCCAGTGACCCGTATGGCTCTGGGTATGGGTGGAGCAGGAACCGTGCACCATATTGCATGGCGCGCCAAAGATGATGAGGAGCATGCACAGTGGAGTGAAGCTGTACGTGATTACGGGTACCAACCGACTCCAGTTCGGGATCGTCAGTACTTTAACGCAATCTACTTCAGAGATGCTGGCGGCATTCTGTTCGAAATTGCTACAGATCCTCCGGGTTTTGCCAAAGATGAACCTGCTGATTCGCTTGGACAAAAATTGATGCTGCCTGCGTGGTTTGAGAAATACCGCACTCAAATTGAGGACAATCTGCAACCGATTGAAGTAAGAACACTCGCACCTGCTACAGTACAATGA
- a CDS encoding low temperature requirement protein A has protein sequence MMEKKVTWLELFYDLLFVAAVAKAGHVLLHAEHGVITFEYLMKFVLIFIPVWWAWVGQTLFINRYGQDILIHRIFLILQLLSVMVMTASLSTHFDQYYLSFFVGYIGSRAFTAIQYLTVHKSKSEHQQQAARYLGICFLIGILISSGSLFFDSWLRYLILYVGIAVDIVLPLIGRKNLVKVPVQTHHLLERFALFTLILLGESVVSIIAVLQADHWDMKSILFAAFTSIFVIAMWWQYFDNVEKKVSKEIQTAGQAIIYGHLFIYISMSMIAASIQLLYQNQLNYVFMLGFVFGSTLLYFLSTSLVFHRYRHAHLRLRPRHLAVMVGLLVAFVLVDLIYRVPGYVIMGEEMLFFLVYAKLTT, from the coding sequence ATGATGGAGAAAAAGGTTACCTGGCTGGAGCTGTTTTACGATCTGCTCTTTGTAGCAGCGGTCGCCAAAGCGGGTCATGTCTTGTTACATGCCGAACATGGAGTAATTACGTTTGAATATTTAATGAAGTTTGTGCTTATTTTTATCCCTGTTTGGTGGGCATGGGTCGGTCAGACCTTGTTTATAAACCGCTATGGTCAAGACATCCTGATCCATCGAATATTCCTCATCCTTCAGCTTCTGTCCGTTATGGTCATGACGGCGAGCCTTTCTACTCATTTTGACCAATACTACCTGTCCTTCTTCGTTGGATATATCGGTTCACGGGCATTTACGGCGATTCAGTATCTGACGGTTCACAAGTCGAAAAGCGAGCATCAACAGCAAGCCGCTCGTTACTTGGGTATCTGTTTCCTCATTGGGATCTTGATCTCATCAGGTTCATTGTTCTTCGATTCCTGGTTACGCTACTTAATTTTGTATGTGGGGATTGCCGTGGATATTGTACTTCCGTTGATTGGACGTAAAAACTTGGTGAAAGTACCCGTTCAGACCCATCACTTGTTGGAACGTTTCGCACTCTTTACACTTATCCTGCTTGGTGAATCGGTGGTAAGCATTATCGCTGTGCTGCAAGCCGATCATTGGGATATGAAATCCATCCTGTTTGCCGCCTTTACGTCCATCTTTGTCATTGCGATGTGGTGGCAGTACTTCGACAACGTGGAGAAAAAGGTCAGCAAAGAGATTCAGACTGCCGGGCAAGCGATCATATACGGCCATCTGTTCATCTACATCTCCATGAGCATGATCGCTGCTTCAATTCAGCTGTTATATCAGAATCAGTTAAACTATGTGTTCATGCTAGGGTTTGTGTTTGGATCAACGCTGCTATATTTCTTGTCGACATCACTTGTGTTCCACCGTTACAGACACGCACATCTACGACTCCGGCCACGTCATCTGGCAGTGATGGTAGGGTTGCTGGTGGCATTTGTCCTTGTTGATCTGATCTATCGGGTTCCGGGTTATGTCATCATGGGCGAAGAGATGTTATTCTTCCTGGTATATGCGAAACTTACGACTTGA
- a CDS encoding PBECR4 domain-containing protein, whose product MLERISHVHDLHSLDVKPRIDQINLKLLLDYYISYLLPYRFTYHLEDGSILHLDFNKENFCHLVGLQSIVNKTLKERAASKYRGMPGFNGVMNGIITFEDLKKKNKGGFNSVKSKLVNFHLIPKLLMSSTQVVYYTQPVNNINCALLIFDVYHNAYIHLGIDKIVEGTYVARTFLIEPITQKNSGTTFIDGQKGPIPIVKTLKTLRPYIHK is encoded by the coding sequence ATGCTCGAAAGGATATCACATGTCCACGACTTACACTCACTAGATGTAAAACCAAGAATAGATCAGATTAACCTAAAATTGCTCCTCGACTATTACATCAGCTATCTATTACCTTATCGATTTACATACCATTTGGAAGATGGCTCCATACTCCACTTAGATTTTAACAAAGAAAACTTTTGTCATCTTGTAGGCTTACAGAGTATTGTCAATAAAACTTTGAAGGAACGCGCAGCTTCAAAATATAGGGGCATGCCAGGTTTCAATGGTGTAATGAACGGTATAATTACGTTTGAAGATTTAAAGAAGAAAAACAAGGGTGGATTCAATAGTGTAAAAAGTAAATTAGTTAATTTCCATCTCATTCCCAAGCTACTTATGTCTTCAACACAAGTCGTTTACTACACTCAACCTGTTAATAATATTAATTGTGCCCTATTGATATTTGATGTGTATCACAATGCCTATATCCATCTTGGAATAGATAAAATAGTGGAAGGAACCTATGTAGCAAGAACGTTTCTTATCGAACCGATAACACAAAAAAATTCGGGCACTACTTTCATTGATGGTCAAAAAGGACCCATACCCATTGTTAAAACTTTAAAAACGTTAAGACCGTATATACACAAGTAA
- a CDS encoding glycoside hydrolase family 3 C-terminal domain-containing protein: MSTHQIGVPLEGFAEFSRTVAAEGAVLLRNEGQVLPLRENENVSVFGRIQVNYYRSGTGSGGSVHVAYTTNLLDGLRSKKNITVNEELAAVYEKWIEENPFDDGGKVWAAEPWNQKEMPLTDELVAQARSKSSKAIIVIGRTAGEDQDNADAPGSYQLTEDEKAMLKQVTSQFEHTIVVLNVSNIIDMSWLNETYLHPIQGVIYSWHGGMEGGNAIADVLAGDVTPSGKLTDTIAYSIEDYPSTSNYGNEFKNLYQEDIYVGYRYFETFRPERVQFEFGYGLSYTTFLAQHEEAKSVSKDGETYIEVRVNVTNSGTTYAGKEVVQVYYEAPQGKLGQPVKALVAFGKTGLLQPGESELLTISFPIHAMASYDDAGVTGLASAYVLEEGTYRLHVGTSVKQVQHISIDGQDGYVIESLQLVEQLQEAMAPTEDFTRMKPGTRKEDGSYELTYAEVPKRKISMANRIEQNLPQTLEQTGNQGHKLSDVKAGKVSLETFIAQLSDQDLAAIVRGEGMSSPLVTSGTASAFGGVSDSLFNYGIPVACTADGPSGIRMDSGEKATQVSIGTLLAATWNKDLVEELYVMEGQELLRNQVDTLLGPGLNIRRSPLNGRNFEYFSEDPLISGVFAAACTKGIMKGGSNATLKHFACNNQEKHRSKVDAVVSERALREIYLKGFEIAVKEGGANSIMTSYNPVNGHWAASNYDLNTTILRGEWNFEGIVMTDWWAIMNDVTEGGEADRKYTNWMIRAQNDLYMVVPNYGAEINGWDDNTIESLENGTLTRGELQRSAINICKFIMNAPVSGRKHEIVENVASFQANASLSAAQAQALVENAQVKPAVAEPVYMKVDEAGHYRIIVQIMSPEPELAQSACNLLLNDQLVTTIQTNGTEGKWIRQKLVKIDLEAGLYELKLDFTKPGLQIDWIEFKQV; encoded by the coding sequence TTGAGCACACATCAAATCGGAGTTCCATTGGAAGGGTTTGCAGAGTTTAGTCGTACGGTTGCCGCTGAAGGAGCTGTTTTACTCAGAAATGAAGGCCAAGTGCTTCCGCTTCGCGAAAACGAAAACGTTTCAGTTTTTGGTCGAATTCAAGTCAATTATTATCGCAGCGGTACAGGTTCAGGCGGTAGTGTACATGTGGCCTACACAACGAATCTATTAGATGGTCTGCGCAGCAAGAAGAATATAACGGTCAATGAAGAGCTAGCAGCTGTCTATGAGAAGTGGATTGAGGAAAATCCATTTGATGATGGCGGAAAAGTATGGGCGGCCGAGCCATGGAATCAGAAAGAAATGCCTTTGACGGATGAACTGGTTGCACAGGCCAGAAGCAAGTCTAGCAAAGCCATTATCGTTATTGGACGTACAGCAGGAGAAGACCAGGATAATGCGGATGCGCCAGGAAGTTACCAACTGACAGAAGATGAGAAAGCGATGTTGAAGCAAGTCACTTCGCAGTTCGAACACACAATCGTTGTGTTGAATGTCTCAAATATCATCGACATGAGCTGGTTAAACGAAACGTATCTACATCCGATCCAAGGCGTAATTTACTCCTGGCATGGCGGTATGGAGGGTGGTAATGCGATTGCCGATGTGCTGGCGGGGGACGTTACACCAAGCGGTAAACTGACAGATACGATTGCATATTCCATTGAAGATTACCCTTCGACAAGCAACTACGGCAATGAGTTCAAGAACCTGTATCAGGAAGATATCTATGTAGGTTATCGTTATTTCGAAACGTTTCGACCTGAGCGCGTTCAGTTTGAATTCGGTTACGGCCTGTCTTATACGACGTTTTTGGCCCAGCACGAAGAAGCAAAATCCGTGTCCAAAGACGGCGAAACCTACATTGAAGTTCGTGTCAATGTGACCAACTCCGGTACAACATATGCGGGTAAAGAGGTTGTGCAAGTCTATTATGAAGCACCACAAGGCAAACTGGGACAACCGGTGAAGGCTTTGGTGGCTTTTGGTAAAACAGGATTGTTGCAGCCGGGCGAGTCAGAACTTCTGACGATCAGTTTCCCGATCCATGCCATGGCATCTTACGATGATGCAGGCGTTACAGGTCTTGCTTCCGCGTACGTATTGGAAGAAGGCACATACCGACTGCACGTAGGAACCAGTGTGAAACAAGTGCAGCATATCAGCATTGATGGCCAGGATGGATATGTGATTGAATCCCTTCAATTGGTGGAGCAACTGCAAGAAGCGATGGCCCCAACTGAAGATTTTACACGGATGAAACCAGGTACGCGTAAGGAAGATGGATCTTATGAACTGACTTATGCAGAAGTACCGAAACGTAAGATATCCATGGCGAACCGGATTGAGCAGAATCTCCCGCAAACGCTGGAGCAGACGGGTAACCAGGGCCACAAGCTGAGTGACGTTAAGGCTGGCAAAGTGAGTCTGGAAACCTTCATCGCTCAACTGAGTGATCAGGATCTGGCGGCGATTGTCCGTGGCGAAGGCATGAGCAGTCCGCTCGTTACTTCGGGGACGGCATCTGCATTTGGTGGTGTCAGCGACAGCCTGTTTAACTACGGTATTCCGGTAGCATGTACGGCAGATGGCCCGTCCGGTATTCGTATGGATAGTGGCGAGAAGGCAACACAGGTATCCATTGGTACGTTGCTTGCCGCGACATGGAACAAGGATCTTGTTGAAGAGTTGTATGTGATGGAAGGACAGGAATTGCTAAGAAATCAGGTGGATACCCTGCTCGGACCTGGACTCAATATCCGCCGGAGCCCGCTTAATGGCCGGAACTTTGAGTACTTCTCTGAAGATCCACTGATCTCGGGTGTATTTGCCGCAGCATGTACGAAAGGTATCATGAAGGGTGGTTCCAATGCCACACTGAAACACTTTGCCTGCAACAATCAGGAGAAACACCGTAGTAAAGTAGATGCTGTTGTCTCCGAACGTGCACTGCGTGAAATTTACCTGAAAGGTTTCGAAATCGCAGTCAAAGAGGGCGGAGCAAACTCCATCATGACCTCCTACAACCCGGTTAACGGACACTGGGCAGCATCCAACTACGACCTGAACACCACGATTTTGCGTGGCGAATGGAATTTCGAGGGAATCGTAATGACCGACTGGTGGGCGATTATGAATGATGTGACCGAAGGTGGAGAAGCTGATCGCAAATACACCAACTGGATGATTCGTGCGCAGAATGATCTCTACATGGTTGTACCGAACTACGGCGCAGAGATCAATGGCTGGGATGATAACACGATTGAATCCTTGGAAAATGGAACATTGACTCGCGGAGAGCTGCAACGCTCGGCGATTAATATCTGCAAGTTCATCATGAATGCACCAGTGTCCGGCAGAAAACACGAGATCGTGGAGAACGTCGCTTCGTTCCAAGCGAATGCCTCCCTATCTGCTGCACAAGCTCAGGCGCTGGTTGAGAACGCACAGGTGAAACCTGCGGTAGCTGAACCCGTCTACATGAAAGTAGATGAGGCCGGCCATTACCGGATTATCGTACAGATCATGTCCCCTGAGCCGGAACTCGCTCAAAGTGCATGTAACCTGCTCCTGAATGATCAGTTGGTGACCACCATTCAAACAAATGGTACGGAAGGCAAATGGATCAGACAGAAACTTGTCAAAATAGATCTTGAAGCAGGACTGTATGAATTGAAACTGGACTTTACCAAACCAGGTCTCCAGATTGATTGGATTGAATTCAAACAGGTGTAG
- a CDS encoding copper homeostasis protein CutC, with amino-acid sequence MERQPVLEVIAVNVEDAKAAEEGGADRIELVSAMSEGGLTPSYGVMKQVLSQVSIPVYVMIRPHSRSFRYSADDIHAMTRDVRVARELGAAGIVIGALTGNGEVDLISLQSCMAEAHGLGVTFHRAIDVSTSLTEALKAINTLGNVERVLTSGGKQTAPEAILELKQLQQLGQTLNITVMAGSGVTIEGIQTLVSQTGITEIHMGSGVRYKGSFNYPIDPHLVEEAQQQLLLASQPFMDSSALSSGPSKGGPMI; translated from the coding sequence ATGGAAAGACAGCCTGTATTGGAAGTCATTGCTGTGAATGTGGAAGATGCCAAAGCAGCTGAAGAGGGAGGGGCTGATCGGATTGAGCTGGTGTCTGCGATGTCCGAAGGAGGGCTTACCCCCAGTTATGGTGTCATGAAGCAAGTACTCTCTCAAGTCTCCATCCCAGTGTATGTCATGATCCGTCCGCATAGCCGCTCGTTCCGCTATAGCGCAGATGACATCCACGCCATGACCCGGGATGTACGCGTGGCGAGGGAACTTGGAGCCGCTGGCATTGTGATCGGTGCCCTCACCGGAAATGGTGAAGTCGACCTCATATCCTTGCAATCATGTATGGCCGAGGCTCATGGTTTGGGCGTTACGTTTCATCGTGCAATTGATGTGAGCACAAGCTTGACTGAGGCGCTCAAGGCCATTAACACATTGGGCAACGTAGAGCGTGTACTTACATCGGGAGGGAAACAGACAGCGCCTGAAGCCATACTGGAACTGAAACAACTTCAGCAATTGGGGCAAACCTTGAACATCACTGTCATGGCAGGGTCGGGGGTCACCATAGAGGGAATTCAAACGCTAGTGAGTCAGACGGGTATCACGGAAATCCATATGGGATCAGGCGTGAGGTACAAAGGCAGCTTTAATTATCCCATTGATCCACATTTGGTTGAAGAAGCCCAGCAGCAGTTATTGCTTGCATCACAGCCATTCATGGACAGTAGTGCACTGAGTAGCGGTCCAAGCAAGGGTGGTCCAATGATATAG
- a CDS encoding alpha-L-fucosidase, with translation MNYELQPAEWIKAAAQVSPSERQLRWQEMEFYAFIHFTVNTFTDQEWGTGEEDPAIFNPSELNATQWVQACKAAGMKGLILTCKHHDGFCLWPSQFTAHTVAASPWRNGTGDLVREVADACREGGLKFGVYLSPWDRHEATYGDSERYNEFFLQQLRELLTNYGDIFCVWFDGACGEGPNGKRQVYDWDAYYALIRELQPEAVISVCGPDVRWCGNEAGHTRKSEWSVVPAHMQDNEKIQEQSQQVDDGEFATRINTQDSDLGSREVIRSQGDPLIWYPAEVNTSIRPGWFYHASEDDQVKTLEELLAVYYCAVGGNATFLLNLPPDTRGLIHETDVDRLQELGDSLRTIFQENLALQALVKASETIDEQHAVSEVLTERRETYWCPHEGTEQAWIELDLQEERSFDRVVLMEHIQTGQRIERFTLESQRADGGWETFYTGTVVGHKRICCFPQVTLRKMRLSIHESRWCPTLSGLGIYLSERGGL, from the coding sequence ATGAATTATGAACTGCAACCAGCCGAATGGATTAAGGCCGCAGCACAGGTCAGCCCATCCGAACGCCAGCTGAGATGGCAGGAGATGGAGTTCTACGCGTTTATTCATTTTACGGTAAATACATTTACGGATCAGGAATGGGGCACTGGGGAGGAAGACCCAGCGATTTTCAATCCTTCTGAACTGAACGCAACGCAATGGGTGCAGGCGTGCAAGGCTGCGGGGATGAAGGGGCTGATTTTGACATGTAAGCATCATGATGGATTTTGTTTGTGGCCCAGTCAGTTTACAGCGCATACGGTCGCGGCTAGTCCGTGGAGGAATGGTACGGGGGATTTGGTTCGGGAAGTCGCCGATGCCTGCCGTGAGGGCGGGTTGAAGTTTGGCGTGTACCTGTCTCCTTGGGATCGGCATGAAGCCACTTATGGAGATTCTGAGAGGTATAACGAGTTTTTCCTCCAACAGTTGCGCGAGCTACTTACGAATTATGGCGACATCTTCTGTGTATGGTTCGACGGTGCATGTGGTGAGGGTCCGAATGGCAAAAGGCAGGTCTATGACTGGGACGCCTATTATGCGCTTATTCGTGAACTTCAGCCTGAGGCTGTCATCTCGGTATGTGGCCCAGATGTACGTTGGTGTGGCAATGAGGCGGGGCATACGCGGAAATCGGAATGGAGCGTTGTGCCAGCGCATATGCAGGATAATGAGAAGATCCAGGAGCAATCCCAGCAGGTGGATGATGGTGAGTTTGCCACAAGGATCAATACGCAGGACAGTGATTTGGGAAGCCGAGAGGTCATTCGTTCCCAAGGTGACCCACTGATCTGGTACCCTGCCGAGGTGAATACCTCAATTCGCCCGGGATGGTTCTATCATGCCAGTGAAGATGATCAGGTCAAAACACTGGAAGAACTGCTCGCCGTCTATTACTGCGCAGTGGGGGGCAATGCCACCTTTTTACTCAATCTGCCACCTGATACGCGTGGTCTCATTCACGAAACGGATGTCGATCGACTACAGGAATTGGGAGATTCGCTGCGCACCATTTTTCAGGAAAATTTGGCCTTGCAGGCGCTGGTAAAAGCATCGGAGACGATAGATGAACAACATGCTGTATCGGAAGTGCTGACGGAACGCCGGGAAACGTATTGGTGTCCTCACGAAGGAACGGAGCAAGCTTGGATCGAGCTGGATTTGCAGGAGGAACGATCGTTTGACCGGGTGGTGCTGATGGAACATATCCAGACAGGCCAACGGATTGAGCGTTTTACACTGGAGTCGCAGAGGGCAGATGGTGGTTGGGAAACGTTTTACACGGGGACGGTGGTGGGGCATAAGCGAATTTGCTGTTTCCCACAGGTCACATTGAGAAAGATGCGATTAAGCATTCATGAATCCAGATGGTGCCCTACGTTGTCTGGGTTAGGTATATATCTGAGCGAGCGGGGAGGGTTGTAA